The following coding sequences are from one Leptolyngbya sp. NIES-3755 window:
- a CDS encoding geranylgeranyl reductase (similar to AA sequence:cyanobase_aa:LBDG_24580) encodes MTLRVAVVGGGPAGSSAAETLAKAGIETYLIERKLDNVKPCGGAIPLCMVAEFDLPENIIDRKVRKMKMISPSNVEVSIGSTLKDDEYIGMCRREVLDGFMRDRAVSLGAKLINGTMHKLELPTSEKGSYKLHYADHSDGSLEGKAATLEVDLVIGADGANSRVAKAIDAGDYNYAIAFQERISLPDDKMAYYEDLAEMYVGDDVSTDFYAWVFPKYNHVAVGTGTMARNKADIKKLQAGIRARAAKKLRGGKIIRVEAHPIPEHPRPRRVVGRVALVGDAAGTVTKSSGEGIYFAAKSARMCAETIVEFSENGRHIPTEADLKVYLKRWDKMYGLTYKVLDILQTVFYRTDATREAFVEMCSDIDVQKLTFDSYLYKTVVPANPLIQLKITAKTIASLIRGNALAP; translated from the coding sequence TTGACACTCCGGGTTGCAGTTGTAGGTGGCGGTCCTGCTGGTTCATCCGCAGCAGAGACATTAGCAAAAGCAGGTATTGAAACCTATCTTATTGAACGCAAGTTAGACAACGTAAAACCCTGTGGCGGGGCGATTCCCCTCTGTATGGTGGCTGAATTTGACTTGCCCGAAAACATCATCGATCGCAAAGTGCGAAAGATGAAAATGATCTCTCCCTCGAATGTCGAAGTCAGTATCGGCAGCACCTTAAAAGATGACGAATATATCGGAATGTGCCGCCGTGAGGTTCTAGACGGTTTCATGCGCGATCGTGCGGTTTCTCTCGGTGCAAAGCTGATTAATGGCACAATGCACAAGCTCGAATTGCCGACCAGCGAGAAAGGCTCGTACAAACTGCACTATGCGGATCACTCCGATGGCAGTCTGGAAGGAAAAGCGGCAACGCTCGAAGTCGATCTCGTCATCGGTGCAGATGGGGCAAACTCACGGGTGGCGAAAGCGATCGATGCGGGTGACTATAATTATGCGATCGCGTTCCAAGAGCGGATCAGCCTGCCCGATGACAAAATGGCGTACTACGAAGATCTCGCTGAGATGTACGTGGGCGATGATGTCTCGACCGATTTCTACGCTTGGGTATTCCCCAAATACAACCACGTTGCCGTAGGAACCGGAACAATGGCTCGGAATAAAGCCGACATCAAAAAGCTGCAAGCTGGCATTCGAGCAAGAGCCGCAAAGAAACTCAGAGGCGGTAAGATCATCCGCGTTGAGGCGCATCCGATTCCAGAACATCCCAGACCTCGCCGCGTGGTGGGACGAGTTGCCCTCGTTGGAGATGCTGCGGGAACGGTAACAAAGTCTTCCGGTGAAGGAATCTACTTTGCGGCGAAATCGGCTCGGATGTGTGCAGAAACGATCGTGGAATTTTCCGAGAACGGTCGCCACATTCCCACCGAAGCAGATCTGAAAGTCTATCTCAAGCGCTGGGATAAGATGTACGGTCTGACCTACAAAGTGCTGGACATTCTGCAAACCGTGTTCTACCGGACGGATGCAACCCGCGAAGCCTTTGTCGAGATGTGTTCGGATATCGATGTGCAAAAGCTCACGTTCGATAGCTATCTCTACAAAACGGTTGTGCCTGCAAATCCGTTGATTCAGTTGAAAATTACGGCGAAAACGATCGCGAGTTTGATTCGCGGAAATGCGTTAGCGCCCTAA
- a CDS encoding hypothetical protein (conserved hypothetical protein;~similar to AA sequence:cyanobase_aa:SYNPCC7002_A2485) yields MRILVDTNIVLDFLLRREPFLRDARQLFREIAAGQIVGYVTATTLTNIFYIAQRQTRSVAQARQAVSETLTVMEICAVNRDILEQAFGLDVTDFEDAVQIACAIEQVLEAIVTRDQQDFLNSPVPVLSIADLFQP; encoded by the coding sequence TTGAGAATCCTGGTTGATACGAATATCGTTCTAGACTTCCTATTACGACGAGAGCCATTTTTGCGAGACGCGAGACAATTGTTTCGAGAGATCGCCGCCGGACAGATTGTGGGATATGTCACGGCAACGACGTTAACGAACATTTTTTATATTGCTCAGCGCCAAACCCGCAGCGTTGCACAGGCACGGCAAGCAGTTTCAGAAACGTTGACCGTAATGGAAATCTGCGCTGTCAATCGAGACATTTTAGAGCAAGCATTTGGTTTAGATGTGACCGATTTTGAAGATGCGGTGCAAATTGCTTGTGCAATCGAGCAAGTGCTAGAGGCGATCGTGACTCGTGATCAACAAGATTTCCTTAATTCTCCTGTACCAGTACTGTCGATCGCGGATTTATTCCAACCATAG
- a CDS encoding hypothetical protein (similar to AA sequence:cyanobase_aa:SYNPCC7002_A2484), which yields MLPQELKEQIFKLPPDDRLALVSVIIESLRTSPTSNSERAAAIQRMEGLLATDQPPPTDEEVEAMLEERRLEKYS from the coding sequence ATGTTACCGCAAGAATTGAAAGAACAGATTTTCAAGCTCCCTCCCGACGATCGACTCGCGTTGGTCAGTGTCATCATTGAATCTCTAAGAACTTCGCCCACTTCTAATTCAGAACGTGCAGCGGCGATTCAAAGAATGGAGGGGTTATTAGCGACGGATCAACCCCCTCCAACTGATGAAGAAGTAGAGGCGATGTTAGAAGAGCGACGACTGGAGAAATATTCTTGA
- a CDS encoding DNA methylase (similar to AA sequence:cyanobase_aa:LBDG_24570), whose translation MKFAKKVKAARNRSLELTELDRQRLKPKIISLSEVIQYPPTGTIQADGLSIAALLPDRFVDLLILDPPYNLSKNFNGLKFERRSVEEYSAWLETAIAAFKPLLKPTASLYICGDWLSSASIFAVASKHFTVRNRITWEREKGRGAKANWKNSSEDIWFCTVSNEYTFNLDAVKLRRRVLAPYRTIDKSPKDWEATDQGNFRDTHPSNFWTDITIPFWSMPENTEHPTQKSEKLIAKLILASSNPGDFVLDPFVGSGTTSVVAKKLDRRYLGIDLNEEYCLLTERRLELAESDRRIQGWSDGVFWERNTLAAQQKFQMEQS comes from the coding sequence ATGAAATTCGCTAAGAAAGTTAAAGCTGCACGAAATCGCAGTCTGGAATTGACCGAACTCGATCGACAACGCCTAAAACCAAAAATAATTTCCCTGAGCGAAGTCATTCAGTATCCGCCAACCGGAACCATTCAAGCCGATGGTTTGTCGATCGCTGCTCTACTTCCAGATAGATTTGTGGACTTATTAATTCTCGATCCGCCTTACAACCTATCGAAAAATTTCAATGGTTTGAAGTTTGAACGTCGCAGCGTTGAGGAATATTCGGCTTGGTTAGAAACTGCGATCGCTGCCTTTAAACCGCTTCTCAAACCCACTGCCTCTCTATATATCTGCGGCGATTGGCTCTCTTCTGCTTCAATTTTTGCGGTCGCGTCCAAGCATTTCACCGTTCGCAATCGCATCACCTGGGAGCGCGAAAAAGGACGAGGAGCCAAAGCGAACTGGAAAAATTCCAGCGAGGACATTTGGTTTTGCACCGTTTCTAACGAGTACACCTTTAATTTGGATGCGGTGAAATTGCGCCGACGAGTGCTGGCTCCCTACCGCACGATCGACAAATCTCCCAAAGACTGGGAAGCGACCGACCAAGGCAATTTCCGCGATACGCACCCCTCCAATTTTTGGACTGATATCACGATTCCGTTCTGGTCAATGCCCGAAAATACTGAGCATCCCACTCAAAAGAGCGAGAAATTGATTGCAAAACTGATTTTGGCAAGCTCGAATCCAGGTGATTTCGTTCTCGATCCATTTGTCGGGAGTGGAACGACTTCTGTAGTGGCGAAAAAGCTCGATCGACGTTATTTAGGGATTGATTTGAATGAAGAGTATTGCTTATTAACCGAGCGACGATTGGAATTGGCAGAAAGCGATCGACGAATCCAAGGCTGGTCAGATGGCGTATTTTGGGAGCGGAATACGTTGGCGGCACAGCAGAAATTTCAAATGGAGCAATCTTGA
- a CDS encoding deoxyribose-phosphate aldolase (similar to AA sequence:cyanobase_aa:LBDG_24560) yields MSQPYPDIDIAAFIDHSLLAPIATPIQVEQWCEEADRYRFASVCVLPVHVKQAVNLLHNKQPKVTTVIGFPLGANTSIVKRFEAEEAVENGATELDVVINLSWVKSGNLDALHREIAEIRESTGCPIKAILEMALLTEEEKRIAAQVCMDAGAAFLKTSTGWNGGATVADVRLLKEISRDRVGIKASGGIRTVEQALDLIVAGATRLGTSRGVELLRQRDTLEKTPSNELS; encoded by the coding sequence ATGAGTCAACCGTATCCAGATATTGATATTGCAGCGTTTATCGATCACTCCTTACTTGCGCCGATCGCAACTCCCATTCAAGTCGAACAATGGTGCGAAGAAGCCGATCGATATCGGTTCGCTTCTGTGTGCGTTCTCCCCGTTCACGTCAAACAAGCGGTGAATTTACTCCACAATAAACAGCCGAAAGTAACGACAGTGATTGGGTTTCCGCTAGGAGCAAATACATCGATCGTCAAACGATTTGAAGCGGAAGAAGCGGTCGAAAATGGCGCAACCGAACTCGATGTTGTGATTAATTTAAGCTGGGTTAAATCCGGCAATCTTGATGCGCTTCATCGAGAAATTGCTGAAATTCGTGAATCGACCGGATGTCCAATTAAAGCGATTTTAGAAATGGCGCTTTTAACCGAAGAAGAAAAACGGATTGCCGCCCAGGTTTGTATGGATGCGGGTGCGGCTTTCCTCAAAACCAGTACAGGCTGGAATGGGGGCGCAACCGTCGCAGATGTCCGCCTTTTGAAAGAGATTTCACGCGATCGAGTCGGAATTAAGGCTTCTGGGGGAATCCGTACCGTTGAACAAGCCCTAGATTTAATCGTGGCAGGCGCGACCCGACTTGGAACCTCTAGAGGTGTCGAGTTACTGCGTCAGCGCGATACCCTAGAAAAGACCCCCTCCAACGAACTTTCATGA
- a CDS encoding DNA repair protein RecO (similar to AA sequence:cyanobase_aa:LBDG_24550) — protein sequence MSRTYKAIGINLKAMPLGEADRIVTILTKEFGLLRAVAMGARKQNSKLGGRSGLFVVNELLMAKGRSLDKITQAETLESYPGLARNLKKLTAGQYLAELALQQALSEQPQEELFYLLNEHLARIEQCDDAEVLPRLIHAVYQLLVVAGVAPQVHQCSVTGSVIEPDFANSDVQAGFSSAIGGVIKLEELDRLLEEQAPAYRVQSPVGEYRVADTTVRRSRPALNVPLHAPELAALQHLPQAEPPMPDQYPISVWLTLEKLLRQYVQYHFDQPIRSAALIESCFAPDSML from the coding sequence ATGAGCCGGACTTACAAAGCGATCGGGATTAACCTTAAAGCGATGCCACTGGGAGAGGCAGATCGAATCGTCACCATTTTGACGAAGGAATTTGGATTGCTGAGAGCGGTGGCAATGGGGGCAAGAAAGCAGAATTCTAAACTAGGCGGGCGGAGTGGCTTGTTTGTTGTGAATGAATTACTCATGGCAAAAGGTCGATCGCTCGACAAAATCACTCAAGCCGAAACGCTCGAATCTTATCCAGGTTTAGCTCGAAATTTGAAGAAATTAACCGCAGGGCAATATTTAGCTGAACTCGCTCTTCAGCAGGCTCTTAGTGAACAGCCGCAAGAAGAACTGTTCTATCTATTAAATGAGCATCTGGCACGAATCGAGCAGTGTGACGATGCTGAAGTACTCCCTCGATTAATTCATGCCGTTTATCAACTTTTGGTCGTTGCTGGAGTTGCGCCGCAAGTGCATCAATGTAGTGTCACTGGATCAGTCATTGAGCCGGATTTCGCCAATTCGGATGTGCAAGCAGGATTTAGTAGCGCGATCGGGGGCGTGATTAAACTTGAAGAACTCGATCGATTACTTGAAGAACAAGCTCCCGCTTACCGAGTCCAGTCACCTGTGGGAGAATATCGAGTAGCGGACACAACGGTTCGCCGATCTCGTCCCGCTCTGAATGTGCCGCTTCATGCCCCCGAACTGGCAGCCCTTCAGCATCTTCCCCAAGCTGAACCTCCCATGCCCGACCAATATCCCATCTCGGTCTGGCTCACCCTCGAAAAGTTGCTTCGTCAGTACGTGCAGTATCACTTCGATCAACCGATTCGATCTGCTGCCCTGATTGAAAGCTGTTTTGCACCCGATTCGATGCTGTAA
- a CDS encoding hypothetical protein (similar to AA sequence:cyanobase_aa:LBDG_24540), with the protein MMRPSPADYILMSTPIDHNAMSRTEPFRSQPPSRSIPSPSPMLKENLFPESNGSDVPEPGSGKFVSEDKPVAPPPPEEPEGFVPVLKNRNFLTLWSGQVFSQLSDKVYLVLMIALIASRFQSEGQTISGWVSSIMIAFTIPAILFGSIAGVYVDRWSKKGVLVSTNLLRGALVFILPILLWLTKGWTTFGGLPVGFCLLLVVTFLVSTLTQFFAPAEQSIMPLVVEKRHLLPANSLYTTTAMASVIIGFAVGEPLLALADTIAGWFGGGTDFGKELLVGGGYVIAGILLLLMRTGEKTQDIAPEDQPHVWEDIKDGLRFLKKHAHVRGALIQLVILFSIFAALAVLAVRLAEVMPQIKSSQFGFLLAAGGVGMAAGATLLGTFGQRFAHARLGTIGSIGMSACLVGIGFFYSHLWITLGLLTSLGAFAALIGIPMQTTIQQETPEDMRGKVFGLQNNAVNIALSLPLVLAGVSETIFGLRIVFLALAALTIAGGSLTWYIAHTQDDNQEENA; encoded by the coding sequence ATGATGCGACCTTCTCCTGCCGACTACATCCTGATGTCCACCCCGATCGACCACAATGCGATGTCCCGCACTGAGCCATTTCGGTCTCAGCCACCCAGTCGCTCGATTCCGTCACCGTCTCCCATGCTGAAAGAAAATCTATTCCCCGAATCGAATGGGAGCGATGTGCCCGAACCTGGTTCAGGAAAGTTTGTGTCAGAGGATAAGCCCGTCGCCCCGCCACCGCCTGAAGAGCCAGAAGGATTTGTTCCCGTTCTAAAGAATCGGAATTTCCTCACGCTCTGGTCAGGTCAAGTTTTTTCTCAACTCTCGGATAAGGTTTATCTGGTGTTGATGATTGCGCTGATTGCCAGTCGATTCCAGTCGGAAGGACAAACGATCAGCGGTTGGGTGTCTTCGATCATGATTGCGTTTACGATTCCAGCGATTTTGTTTGGATCGATCGCGGGAGTCTATGTCGATCGATGGTCGAAAAAAGGCGTTCTCGTCTCGACAAATTTACTCCGGGGAGCGCTCGTTTTCATCTTGCCGATTCTGCTTTGGCTGACGAAAGGATGGACAACGTTTGGCGGTTTGCCTGTCGGATTTTGTCTGCTTTTGGTCGTGACTTTCCTCGTTTCGACTTTGACGCAATTTTTCGCACCCGCAGAACAGTCGATCATGCCGCTCGTCGTGGAAAAACGGCATCTCCTTCCCGCAAATTCACTCTACACGACGACTGCAATGGCATCGGTGATTATTGGATTTGCCGTGGGTGAACCTTTATTGGCATTGGCAGATACGATCGCAGGTTGGTTCGGTGGCGGAACGGATTTTGGCAAAGAATTACTCGTCGGTGGCGGATACGTCATTGCAGGAATTCTCTTGCTCTTGATGCGAACCGGAGAAAAAACTCAAGATATTGCTCCCGAAGATCAGCCGCACGTTTGGGAAGATATCAAAGATGGATTGCGCTTTCTTAAGAAACACGCCCATGTCAGAGGCGCATTAATTCAGCTTGTGATCCTGTTCTCGATTTTTGCAGCATTAGCCGTTCTAGCGGTACGACTTGCAGAAGTCATGCCTCAAATTAAATCCTCACAGTTTGGATTTCTCTTGGCAGCAGGCGGCGTTGGAATGGCAGCAGGCGCGACACTGCTTGGAACCTTTGGACAGCGATTTGCACATGCCCGACTGGGAACGATCGGCTCGATCGGCATGTCCGCCTGTTTAGTCGGAATCGGCTTCTTCTATTCACATCTCTGGATTACGTTAGGATTACTCACCTCTTTAGGAGCGTTTGCAGCCTTGATTGGGATTCCGATGCAAACCACGATTCAGCAAGAAACGCCCGAAGACATGCGAGGAAAAGTTTTTGGACTGCAAAACAATGCGGTGAACATTGCCTTATCCTTGCCCTTGGTGCTGGCGGGAGTTTCCGAAACGATTTTTGGATTGAGAATTGTATTCTTAGCACTTGCCGCTTTGACGATCGCAGGAGGATCATTAACCTGGTATATTGCTCATACCCAAGATGACAACC